One Vespa crabro chromosome 9, iyVesCrab1.2, whole genome shotgun sequence genomic region harbors:
- the LOC124426932 gene encoding oxysterol-binding protein-related protein 8 isoform X5: MSSQPIVVPGGDHRIQSDAHSVPAGCTSDTFKTMTPPNVSRSLSNRLSMTGESSQKTDNTSDKSMDSCKLTRKESYKAQRKNYRMEKKRVANELLSSFKDPTVIVMSDWLKVRGTLKSWTKLWCILKPGLLLLYKSPKIKSNHWVGTVLLNTCQVIERPSKKDGFCFKLFHPLEQSIWAPRGPENEAIGAVVQPLPTSYLIFRAPSQAAGKCWLDALELSLRCSSLIVRSTSALPRSLHHDATTTHETQWSEADYEKHFDEHEYKTHEVVTLEPVYASHTDLDDISQPENGVAADAEISASDSESEGSAKEDPLDTINETPYVSNESEVLGSAGEVVTVLQEEQKSLIWFLMKQARPGMDLSKVVLPTFILEPRSFLEKLADSYYHADLLSEAVIEDDAFTRMKAVVKWYLSGFYKKPQGLKKPYNPLLGETFRCYWQHPNGSRTFYLAEQLSHHPPISGFYVTNRQDGYTISATIIAKSKFYGNSTSAILDGVAILTMLPRGEDYTMTIPYAHCKGILVGTLSMELGGKIDIECEKTRYHTELEFKLKPFLGGAEQMNQVVGRIRLGKETLATISGYWDGQIMITDKRTGQESVFFNPTSEVRKRRLKKYTVPLEYQGPWESEKLWLAVTQAINRDDQFAATEAKTQLEEAQRERAKERKSTGQEWVPKYFVQDIITGNWVYRHADARPWDPRNDVIQYEHDFIIRTKTRHKTPIMRTGSIVSTDPQTQMPLLQAESRSSLSVLKSSKRQLSNNLPLTETAHDSGSSSAELHSDSSQSVGKRRRATTRLLDITKDIDNQLSEYGEKLNRIQHLIEQLAVRQRAQIEQQHHINVLKSFLDTILVIVVVFLVQYFMKIWNTGPNTS, from the exons ATGAGTTCGCAACCAATAGTGGTACCTGGTGGAGATCATCGAATACAATCAGATGCTCATTCTGTACCTGCTGGATGTACTTCGGATACATTTAAGACTATGACACCGCCTAATGTTAGTCGGTCTCTGAGCAACC GTTTATCTATGACGGGAGAGAGCAGTCAAAAAACAGATAATACATCAGATaag TCAATGGATTCCTGCAAATTGACCCGGAAAGAATCTTATAAAgcacaaagaaaaaattatcgaatggaaaagaaacgagTTGCAAATGAACTTCTTAGTTCATTTAAAGATCCAACTGTTATTGTAATGAGTGACTGGCTTAAAGTTAGAGGAACATTAAAAAGCTGGACAAAATTATGGTGTATTCTTAAACCtggcttattattattatataaaagtccaaaaataaaa AGTAATCATTGGGTTGGAACTGTTTTGTTGAATACATGTCAAGTGATAGAGAGACCTAGTAAAAAGGATGGATTCTGTTTTAAACTTTTTCATCCTTTAGAGCAATCTATTTGGGCTCCTCGAGGACCAGAAAATGAAGCAATAG gAGCTGTGGTACAACCTTTACCAACTTCTTACTTAATCTTTAGAGCACCATCACAAGCTGCTGGTAAATGCTGGTTGGATGCACTTGAACTTTCTTTAAGATGCTCTTCACTAATTGTACGTTCAACTAGTGCATTGCCGCGTTCTTTACATCATGATGCAACAACTACTCATGAAACTCAATGGAGTGAAGCAGATTATGAAAAACATTTTGATGAACATG AATACAAGACCCATGAGGTAGTAACGCTAGAACCTGTATACGCCTCACATACAGACCTGGATGATATCAGCCAGCCAGAAAATGGAGTCGCAGCCGATGCCGAAATCAGTGCTTCGGATAGTGAATCTGAGGGTTCTGCAAAAGAAGATCCATTGGACACAATTAATGAAACTCCATATGTATCTAATGAAAGTGAAGTTCTTGGATCA GCTGGAGAAGTAGTAACAGTATTGCAGGAAGAacaaaaatcattaatatggTTTTTAATGAAACAAGCACGACCTGGAATGGATCTATCTAAAGTAGTATTACCTACTTTTATATTAGAACCTCGATCTTTCTTAGAAAAATTAGCTGACTCTTATTATCATGCTGATCTTTTATCAGA agcAGTAATAGAAGATGATGCATTTACACGTATGAAAGCAGTTGTAAAATGGTATTTATCtggtttttataaaaaacCTCAAGGACTGAAGAAACCATACAATCCACTTTTAGGTGAAACATTTCGTTGTTATTGGCAACATCCTAATGGTTCAAGAACATTCTACTTAGCAGAACAA TTGTCTCATCATCCGCCTATATCAGGATTTTATGTAACAAATCGTCAAGATGGATATACGATTAGTGCTACAATTATTGCTAAATCTAAATTTTatg GTAATTCAACATCAGCAATTTTAGATGGTGttgcaatattaacgatgttaCCCAGAGGTGAAGATTATACAATGACAATTCCTTATGCACATTGTAAAGGTATTCTTGTAGGAACATTATCTATGGAACTTGGTGGAAAAATAGATATTGAATGTGAGAAAACTCGTTACCATACTGAATTAGAATTTAAACTTaag CCGTTTCTTGGAGGAGCAGAACAGATGAATCAAGTAGTAGGAAGAATACGTTTAGGAAAAGAGACCCTTGCTACTATTTCAGGATATTGGGATGGACAAATTATGATTACTGATAAACGAACTGGA CAAGAAAGTGTATTTTTTAATCCAACTTCAGAGGTACGTAAAAGAAGATTGAAGAAATATACTGTGCCTCTTGAATATCAAGGTCCATGGGAAAGTGAAAAATTATGGCTTGCTGTTACACAAGCAATCAATCGAGATGATCAATTTGCTGCTACCGAAGCAAAAACTCAACTAGAGGAAGCTCAAAGAGAACGAGCGAAAGAACGCAAAAGTACTGGTCAAGAATGGGTTCCTAAGTATTTTGTACAG GATATTATAACAGGTAATTGGGTTTATAGACATGCAGATGCTCGGCCATGGGATCCTAGAAATGATGTAATACAATATGAGCATGATTTTATCATACGCACAAAAACAAGACATAAAACACCGATAATGCGTACTGGTAGTATTGTTTCTACAGATCCTCAAACACAG atGCCATTACTTCAAGCTGAGTCTCGTTCATCGCTATCTGTATTAAAATCTTCAAAACGGCAATTGTCCAATAATTTACCTCTTACAGAAACTGCACATGATTCAGGTAGTTCATCTGCTGAATTACATTCAGACTCTAGTCAATCTGTTGGCAAAAGAAGACGAGCAACAACAag aTTATTGGatattacaaaagatataGATAATCAATTATCAGAATATGGtgaaaaacttaatcgtaTTCAACACTTAATTGAACAACTTGCTGTAAGGCAAAGAGCGCAAATAGAACAACAACATCATATAAATGTACTAAAAAGTTTTTTGgatactattcttgttattgtagttgttTTCCTTGTGCAGTACTTCATGAAAATATGGAATACAGGACCTAATACaagttga
- the LOC124426932 gene encoding oxysterol-binding protein-related protein 8 isoform X4 has protein sequence MSSQPIVVPGGDHRIQSDAHSVPAGCTSDTFKTMTPPNVSRSLSNQPVDQQLRPSSVHVQPMPLTKLPSTESLTTSVTITTGPVPVSPGLSMTGESSQKTDNTSDKSMDSCKLTRKESYKAQRKNYRMEKKRVANELLSSFKDPTVIVMSDWLKVRGTLKSWTKLWCILKPGLLLLYKSPKIKSNHWVGTVLLNTCQVIERPSKKDGFCFKLFHPLEQSIWAPRGPENEAIGAVVQPLPTSYLIFRAPSQAAGKCWLDALELSLRCSSLIVRSTSALPRSLHHDATTTHETQWSEADYEKHFDEHDLDDISQPENGVAADAEISASDSESEGSAKEDPLDTINETPYVSNESEVLGSAGEVVTVLQEEQKSLIWFLMKQARPGMDLSKVVLPTFILEPRSFLEKLADSYYHADLLSEAVIEDDAFTRMKAVVKWYLSGFYKKPQGLKKPYNPLLGETFRCYWQHPNGSRTFYLAEQLSHHPPISGFYVTNRQDGYTISATIIAKSKFYGNSTSAILDGVAILTMLPRGEDYTMTIPYAHCKGILVGTLSMELGGKIDIECEKTRYHTELEFKLKPFLGGAEQMNQVVGRIRLGKETLATISGYWDGQIMITDKRTGQESVFFNPTSEVRKRRLKKYTVPLEYQGPWESEKLWLAVTQAINRDDQFAATEAKTQLEEAQRERAKERKSTGQEWVPKYFVQDIITGNWVYRHADARPWDPRNDVIQYEHDFIIRTKTRHKTPIMRTGSIVSTDPQTQMPLLQAESRSSLSVLKSSKRQLSNNLPLTETAHDSGSSSAELHSDSSQSVGKRRRATTRLLDITKDIDNQLSEYGEKLNRIQHLIEQLAVRQRAQIEQQHHINVLKSFLDTILVIVVVFLVQYFMKIWNTGPNTS, from the exons ATGAGTTCGCAACCAATAGTGGTACCTGGTGGAGATCATCGAATACAATCAGATGCTCATTCTGTACCTGCTGGATGTACTTCGGATACATTTAAGACTATGACACCGCCTAATGTTAGTCGGTCTCTGAGCAACC AACCAGTGGATCAACAACTTCGACCAAGCAGTGTCCATGTACAACCAATGCCCTTAACAAAACTTCCATCAACTGAATCACTTACAACAAGTGTAACTATTACAACTGGCCCAGTTCCTGTATCTCCAG GTTTATCTATGACGGGAGAGAGCAGTCAAAAAACAGATAATACATCAGATaag TCAATGGATTCCTGCAAATTGACCCGGAAAGAATCTTATAAAgcacaaagaaaaaattatcgaatggaaaagaaacgagTTGCAAATGAACTTCTTAGTTCATTTAAAGATCCAACTGTTATTGTAATGAGTGACTGGCTTAAAGTTAGAGGAACATTAAAAAGCTGGACAAAATTATGGTGTATTCTTAAACCtggcttattattattatataaaagtccaaaaataaaa AGTAATCATTGGGTTGGAACTGTTTTGTTGAATACATGTCAAGTGATAGAGAGACCTAGTAAAAAGGATGGATTCTGTTTTAAACTTTTTCATCCTTTAGAGCAATCTATTTGGGCTCCTCGAGGACCAGAAAATGAAGCAATAG gAGCTGTGGTACAACCTTTACCAACTTCTTACTTAATCTTTAGAGCACCATCACAAGCTGCTGGTAAATGCTGGTTGGATGCACTTGAACTTTCTTTAAGATGCTCTTCACTAATTGTACGTTCAACTAGTGCATTGCCGCGTTCTTTACATCATGATGCAACAACTACTCATGAAACTCAATGGAGTGAAGCAGATTATGAAAAACATTTTGATGAACATG ACCTGGATGATATCAGCCAGCCAGAAAATGGAGTCGCAGCCGATGCCGAAATCAGTGCTTCGGATAGTGAATCTGAGGGTTCTGCAAAAGAAGATCCATTGGACACAATTAATGAAACTCCATATGTATCTAATGAAAGTGAAGTTCTTGGATCA GCTGGAGAAGTAGTAACAGTATTGCAGGAAGAacaaaaatcattaatatggTTTTTAATGAAACAAGCACGACCTGGAATGGATCTATCTAAAGTAGTATTACCTACTTTTATATTAGAACCTCGATCTTTCTTAGAAAAATTAGCTGACTCTTATTATCATGCTGATCTTTTATCAGA agcAGTAATAGAAGATGATGCATTTACACGTATGAAAGCAGTTGTAAAATGGTATTTATCtggtttttataaaaaacCTCAAGGACTGAAGAAACCATACAATCCACTTTTAGGTGAAACATTTCGTTGTTATTGGCAACATCCTAATGGTTCAAGAACATTCTACTTAGCAGAACAA TTGTCTCATCATCCGCCTATATCAGGATTTTATGTAACAAATCGTCAAGATGGATATACGATTAGTGCTACAATTATTGCTAAATCTAAATTTTatg GTAATTCAACATCAGCAATTTTAGATGGTGttgcaatattaacgatgttaCCCAGAGGTGAAGATTATACAATGACAATTCCTTATGCACATTGTAAAGGTATTCTTGTAGGAACATTATCTATGGAACTTGGTGGAAAAATAGATATTGAATGTGAGAAAACTCGTTACCATACTGAATTAGAATTTAAACTTaag CCGTTTCTTGGAGGAGCAGAACAGATGAATCAAGTAGTAGGAAGAATACGTTTAGGAAAAGAGACCCTTGCTACTATTTCAGGATATTGGGATGGACAAATTATGATTACTGATAAACGAACTGGA CAAGAAAGTGTATTTTTTAATCCAACTTCAGAGGTACGTAAAAGAAGATTGAAGAAATATACTGTGCCTCTTGAATATCAAGGTCCATGGGAAAGTGAAAAATTATGGCTTGCTGTTACACAAGCAATCAATCGAGATGATCAATTTGCTGCTACCGAAGCAAAAACTCAACTAGAGGAAGCTCAAAGAGAACGAGCGAAAGAACGCAAAAGTACTGGTCAAGAATGGGTTCCTAAGTATTTTGTACAG GATATTATAACAGGTAATTGGGTTTATAGACATGCAGATGCTCGGCCATGGGATCCTAGAAATGATGTAATACAATATGAGCATGATTTTATCATACGCACAAAAACAAGACATAAAACACCGATAATGCGTACTGGTAGTATTGTTTCTACAGATCCTCAAACACAG atGCCATTACTTCAAGCTGAGTCTCGTTCATCGCTATCTGTATTAAAATCTTCAAAACGGCAATTGTCCAATAATTTACCTCTTACAGAAACTGCACATGATTCAGGTAGTTCATCTGCTGAATTACATTCAGACTCTAGTCAATCTGTTGGCAAAAGAAGACGAGCAACAACAag aTTATTGGatattacaaaagatataGATAATCAATTATCAGAATATGGtgaaaaacttaatcgtaTTCAACACTTAATTGAACAACTTGCTGTAAGGCAAAGAGCGCAAATAGAACAACAACATCATATAAATGTACTAAAAAGTTTTTTGgatactattcttgttattgtagttgttTTCCTTGTGCAGTACTTCATGAAAATATGGAATACAGGACCTAATACaagttga
- the LOC124426932 gene encoding oxysterol-binding protein-related protein 8 isoform X2 — protein sequence MSSQPIVVPGGDHRIQSDAHSVPAGCTSDTFKTMTPPNVSRSLSNQPVDQQLRPSSVHVQPMPLTKLPSTESLTTSVTITTGPVPVSPGLSMTGESSQKTDNTSDKSMDSCKLTRKESYKAQRKNYRMEKKRVANELLSSFKDPTVIVMSDWLKVRGTLKSWTKLWCILKPGLLLLYKSPKIKSNHWVGTVLLNTCQVIERPSKKDGFCFKLFHPLEQSIWAPRGPENEAIGAVVQPLPTSYLIFRAPSQAAGKCWLDALELSLRCSSLIVRSTSALPRSLHHDATTTHETQWSEADYEKHFDEHEYKTHEVVTLEPVYASHTDLDDISQPENGVAADAEISASDSESEGSAKEDPLDTINETPYVSNESEVLGSAGEVVTVLQEEQKSLIWFLMKQARPGMDLSKVVLPTFILEPRSFLEKLADSYYHADLLSEAVIEDDAFTRMKAVVKWYLSGFYKKPQGLKKPYNPLLGETFRCYWQHPNGSRTFYLAEQLSHHPPISGFYVTNRQDGYTISATIIAKSKFYGNSTSAILDGVAILTMLPRGEDYTMTIPYAHCKGILVGTLSMELGGKIDIECEKTRYHTELEFKLKPFLGGAEQMNQVVGRIRLGKETLATISGYWDGQIMITDKRTGQESVFFNPTSEVRKRRLKKYTVPLEYQGPWESEKLWLAVTQAINRDDQFAATEAKTQLEEAQRERAKERKSTGQEWVPKYFVQDIITGNWVYRHADARPWDPRNDVIQYEHDFIIRTKTRHKTPIMRTGSIVSTDPQTQMPLLQAESRSSLSVLKSSKRQLSNNLPLTETAHDSGSSSAELHSDSSQSVGKRRRATTRLLDITKDIDNQLSEYGEKLNRIQHLIEQLAVRQRAQIEQQHHINVLKSFLDTILVIVVVFLVQYFMKIWNTGPNTS from the exons ATGAGTTCGCAACCAATAGTGGTACCTGGTGGAGATCATCGAATACAATCAGATGCTCATTCTGTACCTGCTGGATGTACTTCGGATACATTTAAGACTATGACACCGCCTAATGTTAGTCGGTCTCTGAGCAACC AACCAGTGGATCAACAACTTCGACCAAGCAGTGTCCATGTACAACCAATGCCCTTAACAAAACTTCCATCAACTGAATCACTTACAACAAGTGTAACTATTACAACTGGCCCAGTTCCTGTATCTCCAG GTTTATCTATGACGGGAGAGAGCAGTCAAAAAACAGATAATACATCAGATaag TCAATGGATTCCTGCAAATTGACCCGGAAAGAATCTTATAAAgcacaaagaaaaaattatcgaatggaaaagaaacgagTTGCAAATGAACTTCTTAGTTCATTTAAAGATCCAACTGTTATTGTAATGAGTGACTGGCTTAAAGTTAGAGGAACATTAAAAAGCTGGACAAAATTATGGTGTATTCTTAAACCtggcttattattattatataaaagtccaaaaataaaa AGTAATCATTGGGTTGGAACTGTTTTGTTGAATACATGTCAAGTGATAGAGAGACCTAGTAAAAAGGATGGATTCTGTTTTAAACTTTTTCATCCTTTAGAGCAATCTATTTGGGCTCCTCGAGGACCAGAAAATGAAGCAATAG gAGCTGTGGTACAACCTTTACCAACTTCTTACTTAATCTTTAGAGCACCATCACAAGCTGCTGGTAAATGCTGGTTGGATGCACTTGAACTTTCTTTAAGATGCTCTTCACTAATTGTACGTTCAACTAGTGCATTGCCGCGTTCTTTACATCATGATGCAACAACTACTCATGAAACTCAATGGAGTGAAGCAGATTATGAAAAACATTTTGATGAACATG AATACAAGACCCATGAGGTAGTAACGCTAGAACCTGTATACGCCTCACATACAGACCTGGATGATATCAGCCAGCCAGAAAATGGAGTCGCAGCCGATGCCGAAATCAGTGCTTCGGATAGTGAATCTGAGGGTTCTGCAAAAGAAGATCCATTGGACACAATTAATGAAACTCCATATGTATCTAATGAAAGTGAAGTTCTTGGATCA GCTGGAGAAGTAGTAACAGTATTGCAGGAAGAacaaaaatcattaatatggTTTTTAATGAAACAAGCACGACCTGGAATGGATCTATCTAAAGTAGTATTACCTACTTTTATATTAGAACCTCGATCTTTCTTAGAAAAATTAGCTGACTCTTATTATCATGCTGATCTTTTATCAGA agcAGTAATAGAAGATGATGCATTTACACGTATGAAAGCAGTTGTAAAATGGTATTTATCtggtttttataaaaaacCTCAAGGACTGAAGAAACCATACAATCCACTTTTAGGTGAAACATTTCGTTGTTATTGGCAACATCCTAATGGTTCAAGAACATTCTACTTAGCAGAACAA TTGTCTCATCATCCGCCTATATCAGGATTTTATGTAACAAATCGTCAAGATGGATATACGATTAGTGCTACAATTATTGCTAAATCTAAATTTTatg GTAATTCAACATCAGCAATTTTAGATGGTGttgcaatattaacgatgttaCCCAGAGGTGAAGATTATACAATGACAATTCCTTATGCACATTGTAAAGGTATTCTTGTAGGAACATTATCTATGGAACTTGGTGGAAAAATAGATATTGAATGTGAGAAAACTCGTTACCATACTGAATTAGAATTTAAACTTaag CCGTTTCTTGGAGGAGCAGAACAGATGAATCAAGTAGTAGGAAGAATACGTTTAGGAAAAGAGACCCTTGCTACTATTTCAGGATATTGGGATGGACAAATTATGATTACTGATAAACGAACTGGA CAAGAAAGTGTATTTTTTAATCCAACTTCAGAGGTACGTAAAAGAAGATTGAAGAAATATACTGTGCCTCTTGAATATCAAGGTCCATGGGAAAGTGAAAAATTATGGCTTGCTGTTACACAAGCAATCAATCGAGATGATCAATTTGCTGCTACCGAAGCAAAAACTCAACTAGAGGAAGCTCAAAGAGAACGAGCGAAAGAACGCAAAAGTACTGGTCAAGAATGGGTTCCTAAGTATTTTGTACAG GATATTATAACAGGTAATTGGGTTTATAGACATGCAGATGCTCGGCCATGGGATCCTAGAAATGATGTAATACAATATGAGCATGATTTTATCATACGCACAAAAACAAGACATAAAACACCGATAATGCGTACTGGTAGTATTGTTTCTACAGATCCTCAAACACAG atGCCATTACTTCAAGCTGAGTCTCGTTCATCGCTATCTGTATTAAAATCTTCAAAACGGCAATTGTCCAATAATTTACCTCTTACAGAAACTGCACATGATTCAGGTAGTTCATCTGCTGAATTACATTCAGACTCTAGTCAATCTGTTGGCAAAAGAAGACGAGCAACAACAag aTTATTGGatattacaaaagatataGATAATCAATTATCAGAATATGGtgaaaaacttaatcgtaTTCAACACTTAATTGAACAACTTGCTGTAAGGCAAAGAGCGCAAATAGAACAACAACATCATATAAATGTACTAAAAAGTTTTTTGgatactattcttgttattgtagttgttTTCCTTGTGCAGTACTTCATGAAAATATGGAATACAGGACCTAATACaagttga
- the LOC124426932 gene encoding oxysterol-binding protein-related protein 8 isoform X1, translating to MSSQPIVVPGGDHRIQSDAHSVPAGCTSDTFKTMTPPNVSRSLSNQPKYIEPVDQQLRPSSVHVQPMPLTKLPSTESLTTSVTITTGPVPVSPGLSMTGESSQKTDNTSDKSMDSCKLTRKESYKAQRKNYRMEKKRVANELLSSFKDPTVIVMSDWLKVRGTLKSWTKLWCILKPGLLLLYKSPKIKSNHWVGTVLLNTCQVIERPSKKDGFCFKLFHPLEQSIWAPRGPENEAIGAVVQPLPTSYLIFRAPSQAAGKCWLDALELSLRCSSLIVRSTSALPRSLHHDATTTHETQWSEADYEKHFDEHEYKTHEVVTLEPVYASHTDLDDISQPENGVAADAEISASDSESEGSAKEDPLDTINETPYVSNESEVLGSAGEVVTVLQEEQKSLIWFLMKQARPGMDLSKVVLPTFILEPRSFLEKLADSYYHADLLSEAVIEDDAFTRMKAVVKWYLSGFYKKPQGLKKPYNPLLGETFRCYWQHPNGSRTFYLAEQLSHHPPISGFYVTNRQDGYTISATIIAKSKFYGNSTSAILDGVAILTMLPRGEDYTMTIPYAHCKGILVGTLSMELGGKIDIECEKTRYHTELEFKLKPFLGGAEQMNQVVGRIRLGKETLATISGYWDGQIMITDKRTGQESVFFNPTSEVRKRRLKKYTVPLEYQGPWESEKLWLAVTQAINRDDQFAATEAKTQLEEAQRERAKERKSTGQEWVPKYFVQDIITGNWVYRHADARPWDPRNDVIQYEHDFIIRTKTRHKTPIMRTGSIVSTDPQTQMPLLQAESRSSLSVLKSSKRQLSNNLPLTETAHDSGSSSAELHSDSSQSVGKRRRATTRLLDITKDIDNQLSEYGEKLNRIQHLIEQLAVRQRAQIEQQHHINVLKSFLDTILVIVVVFLVQYFMKIWNTGPNTS from the exons ATGAGTTCGCAACCAATAGTGGTACCTGGTGGAGATCATCGAATACAATCAGATGCTCATTCTGTACCTGCTGGATGTACTTCGGATACATTTAAGACTATGACACCGCCTAATGTTAGTCGGTCTCTGAGCAACC AACCTAAATATATAGAACCAGTGGATCAACAACTTCGACCAAGCAGTGTCCATGTACAACCAATGCCCTTAACAAAACTTCCATCAACTGAATCACTTACAACAAGTGTAACTATTACAACTGGCCCAGTTCCTGTATCTCCAG GTTTATCTATGACGGGAGAGAGCAGTCAAAAAACAGATAATACATCAGATaag TCAATGGATTCCTGCAAATTGACCCGGAAAGAATCTTATAAAgcacaaagaaaaaattatcgaatggaaaagaaacgagTTGCAAATGAACTTCTTAGTTCATTTAAAGATCCAACTGTTATTGTAATGAGTGACTGGCTTAAAGTTAGAGGAACATTAAAAAGCTGGACAAAATTATGGTGTATTCTTAAACCtggcttattattattatataaaagtccaaaaataaaa AGTAATCATTGGGTTGGAACTGTTTTGTTGAATACATGTCAAGTGATAGAGAGACCTAGTAAAAAGGATGGATTCTGTTTTAAACTTTTTCATCCTTTAGAGCAATCTATTTGGGCTCCTCGAGGACCAGAAAATGAAGCAATAG gAGCTGTGGTACAACCTTTACCAACTTCTTACTTAATCTTTAGAGCACCATCACAAGCTGCTGGTAAATGCTGGTTGGATGCACTTGAACTTTCTTTAAGATGCTCTTCACTAATTGTACGTTCAACTAGTGCATTGCCGCGTTCTTTACATCATGATGCAACAACTACTCATGAAACTCAATGGAGTGAAGCAGATTATGAAAAACATTTTGATGAACATG AATACAAGACCCATGAGGTAGTAACGCTAGAACCTGTATACGCCTCACATACAGACCTGGATGATATCAGCCAGCCAGAAAATGGAGTCGCAGCCGATGCCGAAATCAGTGCTTCGGATAGTGAATCTGAGGGTTCTGCAAAAGAAGATCCATTGGACACAATTAATGAAACTCCATATGTATCTAATGAAAGTGAAGTTCTTGGATCA GCTGGAGAAGTAGTAACAGTATTGCAGGAAGAacaaaaatcattaatatggTTTTTAATGAAACAAGCACGACCTGGAATGGATCTATCTAAAGTAGTATTACCTACTTTTATATTAGAACCTCGATCTTTCTTAGAAAAATTAGCTGACTCTTATTATCATGCTGATCTTTTATCAGA agcAGTAATAGAAGATGATGCATTTACACGTATGAAAGCAGTTGTAAAATGGTATTTATCtggtttttataaaaaacCTCAAGGACTGAAGAAACCATACAATCCACTTTTAGGTGAAACATTTCGTTGTTATTGGCAACATCCTAATGGTTCAAGAACATTCTACTTAGCAGAACAA TTGTCTCATCATCCGCCTATATCAGGATTTTATGTAACAAATCGTCAAGATGGATATACGATTAGTGCTACAATTATTGCTAAATCTAAATTTTatg GTAATTCAACATCAGCAATTTTAGATGGTGttgcaatattaacgatgttaCCCAGAGGTGAAGATTATACAATGACAATTCCTTATGCACATTGTAAAGGTATTCTTGTAGGAACATTATCTATGGAACTTGGTGGAAAAATAGATATTGAATGTGAGAAAACTCGTTACCATACTGAATTAGAATTTAAACTTaag CCGTTTCTTGGAGGAGCAGAACAGATGAATCAAGTAGTAGGAAGAATACGTTTAGGAAAAGAGACCCTTGCTACTATTTCAGGATATTGGGATGGACAAATTATGATTACTGATAAACGAACTGGA CAAGAAAGTGTATTTTTTAATCCAACTTCAGAGGTACGTAAAAGAAGATTGAAGAAATATACTGTGCCTCTTGAATATCAAGGTCCATGGGAAAGTGAAAAATTATGGCTTGCTGTTACACAAGCAATCAATCGAGATGATCAATTTGCTGCTACCGAAGCAAAAACTCAACTAGAGGAAGCTCAAAGAGAACGAGCGAAAGAACGCAAAAGTACTGGTCAAGAATGGGTTCCTAAGTATTTTGTACAG GATATTATAACAGGTAATTGGGTTTATAGACATGCAGATGCTCGGCCATGGGATCCTAGAAATGATGTAATACAATATGAGCATGATTTTATCATACGCACAAAAACAAGACATAAAACACCGATAATGCGTACTGGTAGTATTGTTTCTACAGATCCTCAAACACAG atGCCATTACTTCAAGCTGAGTCTCGTTCATCGCTATCTGTATTAAAATCTTCAAAACGGCAATTGTCCAATAATTTACCTCTTACAGAAACTGCACATGATTCAGGTAGTTCATCTGCTGAATTACATTCAGACTCTAGTCAATCTGTTGGCAAAAGAAGACGAGCAACAACAag aTTATTGGatattacaaaagatataGATAATCAATTATCAGAATATGGtgaaaaacttaatcgtaTTCAACACTTAATTGAACAACTTGCTGTAAGGCAAAGAGCGCAAATAGAACAACAACATCATATAAATGTACTAAAAAGTTTTTTGgatactattcttgttattgtagttgttTTCCTTGTGCAGTACTTCATGAAAATATGGAATACAGGACCTAATACaagttga